The DNA window GCGGAATGCAAGCCATGATACATTAGTATGGCACTACATTCCGTCCCCAGAAACATGATCTCAATGAATTCAATAGGTTAGATGGTGCACCCGTACACAAAATACCCTAAATCCCCACATTCATGTTAAAGATGGGTTAGGAGGAAGGGTGATGGTGACGCGCTTCCACCGGCGTTCCTGCCTCTATCTCGGCTTGGCGCTGCTGGGCCTGACGCTCCTTTCCGGCTGCATTCGGGAGGAGGAGATGCGGCTGGTCTACGCCCAGCGTTGCGCGAGCTGCCACGGCCCCGCCGGCCGGGGCAACGGCCCCATCGCCAAGGCGCTCTCCGCCGAGGTCCCCGATTTCCGCGACACGGTCAACAACCTGGATATCTTCGACATCCGCGCGGTCATCAAAAAGGGCAAGGGCATCATGCCCGCCTTCGAACCCGCCCTGGAGAAGTACCAGATCCAGGACATGGTGCGCATGGTGCGGTTCCTGAGCATGGAAGGCCGTGACCTGGATTGGTGGGAAAAGTTCGAACCCCTCGTCTGGGCTCACTGCTCGGTGCCTTGGCAGTACGTCTACGACACCGGCGGCGCCACCCGCAAGGACAAGTCGTCGTAACGGCACCCCGTCCCACGACGATTCAAGGGGTTGTCGCCTCTCTCAGATGGTGTTTTGACAGCCTGTTCCGCGGGAATGACGTTTCCAGGGCGTCGGCACTGGCGCCCGTTCAGGCGGGCGCCCCGGCGGGCGTGGGGCCCAGTGGCGGAACGGGTTTCTTCGGGCGGATGCTGAGCCCGAAGGCCGCGGCCATGAGTCCCATCCAGCCGCCGGCGAAGAACGCCATCTCGTAGTTGCCCACGTAGTCGTAGAGCAGGCCGCCGCCCCAGGCCATGGCTGATCCGCCCACTTGGTGCGCCAGGAAGATCCAACCATAGATCCGGCCTATGGACTGCTTGCCGAAGGTCTGGCCCGCGAGCATGACCACGGGCGGCACCGTGGCGAACCAGTCGAGGCCGTACACGATGGTGAAGAAAAGGAGCCCGGCGGTGTTGTCCACAATGGTCAGGTAGAACAGCGACAACCCCCGCAGCGTGAACACCCCGGCGATCAGCTTCCGGGGGTCGACACGGTCCGCCAGCCAGCCCGAGAACAGCGTCCCGACGATGTTCATGGTTCCCATGAGGCCGATGGCGCCAGCTACGGTGATCTTGTCGAACCCGTTTTCCAGGGCATGGGGAAGCAGGTGGGTGCCGACGAGGCCGTTGGCCGTGCCGCCACAGATGGAGAACACGCCGCACAGGAGCCAGAATGTGGGAGTCTTGATGGCGTCCCGGATGCCCATGACCGGCGCCGCGGTCTTGGGTTCCTCGGTCTTGGCCGCCGTCTTGTCGACCGGCGACGCGGTCACCGCGCCGGGCCCCTGGTTGTAGGGCTCAAGGCCGACGTCCTGCGGATTGTCGCGCATGAGCATCCAGACCAGCAATACGGCCGCGCCGGTGCAGGCAACCAGGATGTAGGAACCCGTGCGCCACCCGGTGTAGGTGATCACCCAAAGCATGAACGGGATGAAGACGATCTGACCCGTGGAACTGCCGCTGCTGAGAATGCCCACCGCTTGCCCGCGCCGGGCGTTGAACCACCGGTGCGCCACCGAAGCCGAGAGCACACCGGACATGCCGCCGGCCCCCAGTCCTACCATGACCCCCCAGGTCAACCAGAATTGCCACAACTGCGAGACGAGAGTGGTGCACAGCAGACCCACGGAGAGCAGGGTGAGCGAGGTCAGCATGACCCTGCGCGGCCCGTACTTGTCCAGGACCCAGCCTACGATCGGGGCGGCCACGCCGTAGAGCAGGAGGTTGATGGAGATGCCGAAGGTGATGGCCGACCGCGTCCAGCCGAAGTCGGCTTCCAGCGGATGGATCAGCACCGTGGGAACCACGCGGATGCCGGCGCCGTTGAAGCTCGCGAAGAAGGTCACCGCCACGATGAGCCAGCCGTAGTGGAACGGCAGCGATAGGGGCGGACGCGCCTTGGCGTCCGGGGTCGCGGGGTGGTTCATCCGGTTTCCTTTTCCGCGGGAGCCTGGTGCGTGCGTCACACGAGGCCGCACTGGAAGATAGAGACGGGGACCGCTCCGAGGACGATCCCCGTTGAATGACGACGGCTACTTCGGCAACGCGTCGCGCATGGCCTGGGTGTACCTGCTGTAGGTCTTCACGTAGTTGTCCAGATCAGCCTGCGCCACCTTGGAATCGCCGGGGACGATGGGGCTCTTGGACTTGGCCAGGAACTCCTTGTATTCCGGATCGGTCATGGCCTTCATGAACAGATCTTCCAGGATCTTCTTCCTGTCGTCGGGCAGGCCCGGCGGCGCCACGATGCTGCGGCCCACGTAGAGGCGCAGGTCGATCCCCTTCTCCTGGGCGGTCGGCGTGTCCGGGGCGTTCACCGGCCTCTCGTTATGCAGGTGAAGGACCGGCCTCACGTCGCCCGACGCGATGTAGGATGCCGTGGTGGGGTGATCGATGGGTTGCAGGTACACGTCGAAGTCGTTCCGGATCATGGCCGGTATGCCTTCGCTGGTACCGCGGTAACCGGACACCACATCCATGTGGATGCCGAGTTCCTTGGCCGTCACGAAAGTCGGTATCCAGCGCGACACGCCGATGCCTTCCACTCCCCACTTCACCCGTTTCGCCCTTCGGAGATCCTCCAGCGTGTGGAAGCGGGAGTTCTTGCCGACGATGAGGCTGTAAGGCTCGGCCCCGACCCGGGCGATGTTGACGAACTTGGTAACGTCGTAGCCCGTCTTGTCCGCGCCGCTGATCAACTGCTTGCCGAGCATGCCGTCGGTGAACAAGTGCCCCAAGGTGTAGCCGTCGGGCTTGGCCCTGTACATGGCCACCGTGCCGATGACCAGTCCCCCGCCGGTGATGTTCTTCACGATGACATGGACATCCTCGGGCAGGTACTTCCGCATGGTGCGACCGATGGCCCGGGCCAACCGGTCGAAGCCCCCGCCGGGCGAGCCCGCCACGATGATGGTGATGTTCTTCTTGGGAAAGTCCGCCGCCGTCACCGTGGCCGGCTGTGCGAACGCCGCCAGAGTCAACAATACCGCTATGGCAATCCACCTTTTCATGAAAGAACTCCTGTAGCTTGGGGGCCGGATTTCCCCGATTTTTCGGGGTGTTCCAGGAAACACCATCCGGAGGCGTGTTGTCAAACACCAGATTTTAGGCGTATTTCTGACGCAGCACACCAGAGTCGTGTCCCTTAATCGTGTCCCTTAATATCGTGCGGCGATTCAGGAGGGAGCCGAATGGAGATCCGCAAAATCGTCACCGTTGTCGAGGAAACCCGGCGCGAACTCGGCCGGCCGGTGGAGCCCGCGACGCGTCAGGCCGCGGCCATCGCCGTCATCGCCAACCCCTACGCCGGAGTCCACGACGACAAACTCGAAGAGCTGCAGCAGGCGGGTGCGGAACTCGGCGGGCTGCTCGCCCAACGCGCCATCGCCGCGCTGGGGATCGACGGCGCGGCCGTCCACAGCTACGGCAAGGCCGCCATCGTCGGCGAGAACGGCGAGCGCGAGCACGCCGCCGCGGTGATGCACCCGCGCCTCGGCCGGCCCGTGCGCGAGATCGTCGGGCCGGCGCGCTCGGTGATGCCCTCCACCACCAAGATCGGCGGTCCCGGGACCGCCATCGATTGCCCGCTGCACCACAAGGACGACGTCTGGAAGTTCAGCCACTTCGACTCCATGCAGGTCTCCGTGCCCGACGCCCCGCGCGCCGACGAGATCGTGGTGGTCCTGGCCGTCAGCGACTCGGGCCGCCCCTTCCACCGGGTCGGCGAGGACCTGGCCGCCGCCGACGTGATGGCGAAGAAGGAATAGGCGACCTGTGCCGCGACCGGAGGAGCCATGTCACGGGTAGTCATCGACGTCCACGCCCACTTCACCCCGCCCGAGTGGATCCAGGGAATGCGCCGGGCCGGCGCCGGCCATGGCTGCCACATCGAGGAGGACGCGTCGGGCCGCCTGTCCCTGCGTGTCGGGGACGGCCGTCCCGCGGCGCTGCAGCCGTTTCTTTCGGACCTGCCGGCGCGGGTGAGCACCATGCGGACGCGGGGGCTCGACCGCCAGGTGTTGTCGCCGCCCATGACCATCGTGACCTACCAGTTGGAAAGCGTGCACGGGCAGGCGGTGGCGCGGCTGTTCAACGAGACCAACGCCGAGGCGGCGCGCGGCGAGCCGGGGTTGATCCCGGTGGCCACGATTCCCATGCAGTCGAGCCGGGCCGCGGTGGAGGAACTCCGCTACGCGGTGGACGCGCTGGGCATCCGCATGGTGGAGATCGGCACCCACATCAACGGGACCAACCTGGACGACGAGGCGTTCCGGCCATTCTTCGAGTGCGCCGCCGACCTGGGCGTGTTGGTGCAACTGCATCCGCACCGCGTGGCCGCGGCGGAGCGGCTGAGCCGGCACTACATGAACAACCTCGTGGGCAATCCCGTGGACACCGCCATCGCCGCGGCATCCCTGATCCTGGGCGGCGTGATGGAACGCTTCCCGTCCCTCAACATCTGCCTGGTGCACGGCGGCGGCGCCCTGCCCTATCTCCTGGGCCGCGTCATCCACGGCCATGGCGCGGTGGACGCGGCGCGCGCGGTGCCGGGCAATCCGGAAACGTATTTCCGCCGCTTCTACTTCGACACCATCCTGCACGACCCGCGCATGCTCGCGTTCCTGTGCCAGCTTGCCGGCGAGGAACGTCTCCTGCTGGGCACGGACTATCCCTACGACATGGGCGAGACGGATCCACTGGGGCTGCTGGAGCGCGCCGGGTTGGGCGAATCGGACGCGGTTTGCGGAGGGAACGCGGCGCGGCTCCTGGGACTGGATGCCCCACCCCGCCACCCGGACCCCGGATCAGGTCCGGGGTGACAGAACGGCGGCCCGGGTGACGCAACGCGGTCCGTGGTCGCGGACAGAGGGGGACCGGCGCTACTCGATGCGGTTCTCGATGGGCGGCAGCGAGCGCAGGTAGACCGCGACGGCGGTGAGGTCTTCGTCGGTCATGTGCTCGTAGCCATGGATGATGACCCGCTCCATGAGGCCCTGGACGTTGTCGCCGTCGGGCTTGTAGCTGCTCTTCAATAGCTCCACCATGTCCTCCACCGACCAGTCGCCCGCCCCGGTCTCGTTGTGCGCGGTGATGTTGGGGGCGGTCTCGCCCTCGGGGCCGTCGGCGCTGCCGGCCATGAACAGCTCCCGGTCGAGTCCGCCGGCCCAGTCCCGCGGCGTGTGGCACTCGCCGCAGTGGACGACGGCGTTGACCAGATAGGCGCCGCGGTTCCACTGAACCGGCTTGCTCGGATCGGACGTCCACGGGCCCTCCTCGAAATAGCGCCACTTCCATCCCGCCAGCAGAAAGCGCCAGCCGAAGGGCGTGGTCAACTCGGGCGCGCGGTTTTCCTTGCGCACGGGCTTCACCGTGGACAGGTAGGCCTTGAGAGCGAGGATATCCTCGTCGGTCATGTGCGTGAACGAGGTGTAGGGAAAGGCCGGAAACAGGTGCTCGCCGTCGCGGCCGATGCCCTGGCGCATGGCCCTGAGGAACTCTTCGTCGCTCCAGCCGCCGATGCCGGTCTCCGGGTCCGGCGTGATGTTGGTGCTGTAGATGGTGCCGAAGGGGACCTCGATGGCGTAGCCCCCGGCAAGCTCCCCGCCCTTGTTCTTGAAATCGGTGTGACAGGCGATGCACAGCCCGGCGCGGGCGAGGTACGCGCCCCGCGCCACGGGATCGTCCGCGGCGCCGGTGCCCGGCGCCCACGCCAGGAGCATCGGCACCAACCCGGCGAGCAGATATGCCAAGGTGCGTTGACCGGCGCGCATGGACGGAAGACCCTCCTCTCTCCTCTCGCGTCACCCGTTGCGGCACACGAAGAGCTGCCTCGGGCAGTCGTGCATGTTCTCCAGTCCGGTATCCGTCACGCGCATCATCTCGCCGAACTGGACGCCGCGCAACCCGTCATCGGTGACGACGTTGGGCTGGATGACGAGGCACATGTTCGTCTGGAAGCGGAAGTCCGGCGGCACGCCGCGTTGGGTCTTGTGCGTGCGCAGGATCGGCGGCAACTGGCTGGCGCCGTGGACCACGTCGTCATACACGGTGAAGCCGCGTTCGTGCACCACGTCCGCGGCCTGGAGCACCTCTTCGGTCCCGGCGCCCGCCTTGATGACGCCGGCGATGCGGTCGAAGGCCTCCATCGCGGTGTCGTGGAGCCGTTGATACTCGGGCGTGGGATCCTCGCCGATGGTGAAGGTGCGCAGCACCTGTCCGGTGTAGCCGGCGTAGTTGGTGCTGATCTCCGTGACGAGCACGTCGCCCTTCCGCAGGATGCGGTTGGACAGGTGCTGCTGCGGCACGCCGCCCTTGGGGTCATGCATGGAGGTGGTGATCATGAAGTGGATGCCGTTGATGCCGCCCTTTCCCAGGTAGACGTCCTCGACGATGCGCGCCAGCTCGTGCTCCGGGATGCCGGGGCGCGCGTGCTCGGCCAGGGCCGCCACCGAGTCGTCGCTCATGGCCGAGGCTTGGCGCAGCCGCTCGATCTCCTCGTCGCTCTTGACCTGGCGCTGGTCGCGCATCTCGGCGCTGAAGTCCGACCACTTCACGCCCGGCAACGCTTCCACCAGCCGCAGGTAGTGGCGGTAGGGAACGCTGCCGCACAGGCCCACCGAGCCCTTCTCGAGCCCGCGGTCCTTCAGGTTCTCCAGCACCCGCGGCACCGAATCCACCGAGCCCGTGGGGCTCGAGCCGCCGAAGCGCACGTCGTCGATGAGGGCCATGCGCCTGGCGTTGGGCAGATGGTTGGACAACTGGACGAACAGCGTGGGCTCGCCCGCGCCCGGGTAGATGAAGTAGGCCTCGCTGGTGGTGAGCCAGTTGCACAGGTAGTGGATGTCCGGCGCCGCGCGGCTGCCGTAGAAGACCACGGCGTCCAGGCCCATGCGGTCCATGCGCGCCTTGACCGCCGCGTGGCGGCGTTCGTACTCCGCGTCGGAAAAACTCAGGTAGTTGGGATCACAAGCCATGAAGTTCCTCCGTCAGATCTACGTGGTGGCCAGTCCGGGCCTCGGCGGAGGCAGCAGTCTCGGCTGCGACCCTTCCTTCGTGATGGCCATCGACATGATTGCGGCCAGCACGGCCAGCACCGCGCCGGTGAGGAACGAAGGCACGTAGTCGCCGAACACATCGTACGCGATGCCGCTGCCCTGGGCCATGGCGGCGCCGCCCAGTTGGTGCGCCAGGAAGATCAGGCCGTAGATGCTGCCCACCGAGTTCTTGCCGAAGGTGTTGCCGGCGATGGCGACCACCGGCGGCACCGTCGCGAACCAGTCCAGGCCGTAGATCACGGCGAAGAGGAACATGCCCGCGGGGCCGGTGACCGACGGCAGGATGAACAGCGACACCGCCCGCAACGCATAGATCCAGGCCAGCACCTTGCGCGGGTCCATGCGGTCACAGAGCCACCCGGCCCCCATGGTACCGACGAAGTTCAGGCCGGCCATGATCCCCACGGTGATGCTGGCCACCTGGTGGCTGATGCCGATGTCGAGGGCGTGCGGGATCATGTTGGCCCCGATGAGACCGTTGGAGGTCCCGCCGCAGATGGCGTAGGCGCCGGCCAGGAGCCAGAAGGTGCGCGTCCGGAGCGCGTCCCGCACCGTGGTGCTCGTCACCAGCGCCGCGCCGCCCGGTTTCGCGGCCGCGGCGGCGTTGGCCTCCGACTCGCCCAGCGCCTCCTCCCCCATCTCGGCGGGGTCGTTGCGCATGAGCCACCACACCAGCAGGAAGGCCACCACCGCCACACCCGAAAGGGCCATGGCCGCCACGCGCCAGCCCCAGGCCACGATGAGGCTCAGCACCACCGGGATGAAGATGAGCTGTCCGGTGGAGCCGGCGCTGTTCAGCAGGCCCAGCACCACGCCGCGATGGCGCACGAACCAGCGGTGGGCGACGCTGGCCGCCAGCACCGACGAAATGCCGCCCGCGCCGGTGCCGACGATCAGGCCCCACACCACCAGAAACTGCCATAGTTCGTTGATGAACGCGGTGGCTCCCGCCCCCACCGCCAACAGTGTCAGCGCCGCGAGCATCACCAGCCGCGGTCCCCGGCGGTCCTGGAAGCGCCCGGCGAAGGGGCCGATGGCGCCGTAGAGCACCAGGTTGATGGACACGGCGGCGTTGATCGCGCCGCGGCTCCAGCCGAAGTCCGCCTCCAGCGGCCGCACGAAGGTCTGCGGCGCGG is part of the Deltaproteobacteria bacterium genome and encodes:
- a CDS encoding cytochrome c — its product is MVTRFHRRSCLYLGLALLGLTLLSGCIREEEMRLVYAQRCASCHGPAGRGNGPIAKALSAEVPDFRDTVNNLDIFDIRAVIKKGKGIMPAFEPALEKYQIQDMVRMVRFLSMEGRDLDWWEKFEPLVWAHCSVPWQYVYDTGGATRKDKSS
- a CDS encoding MFS transporter; this encodes MNHPATPDAKARPPLSLPFHYGWLIVAVTFFASFNGAGIRVVPTVLIHPLEADFGWTRSAITFGISINLLLYGVAAPIVGWVLDKYGPRRVMLTSLTLLSVGLLCTTLVSQLWQFWLTWGVMVGLGAGGMSGVLSASVAHRWFNARRGQAVGILSSGSSTGQIVFIPFMLWVITYTGWRTGSYILVACTGAAVLLVWMLMRDNPQDVGLEPYNQGPGAVTASPVDKTAAKTEEPKTAAPVMGIRDAIKTPTFWLLCGVFSICGGTANGLVGTHLLPHALENGFDKITVAGAIGLMGTMNIVGTLFSGWLADRVDPRKLIAGVFTLRGLSLFYLTIVDNTAGLLFFTIVYGLDWFATVPPVVMLAGQTFGKQSIGRIYGWIFLAHQVGGSAMAWGGGLLYDYVGNYEMAFFAGGWMGLMAAAFGLSIRPKKPVPPLGPTPAGAPA
- a CDS encoding tripartite tricarboxylate transporter substrate binding protein, with product MKRWIAIAVLLTLAAFAQPATVTAADFPKKNITIIVAGSPGGGFDRLARAIGRTMRKYLPEDVHVIVKNITGGGLVIGTVAMYRAKPDGYTLGHLFTDGMLGKQLISGADKTGYDVTKFVNIARVGAEPYSLIVGKNSRFHTLEDLRRAKRVKWGVEGIGVSRWIPTFVTAKELGIHMDVVSGYRGTSEGIPAMIRNDFDVYLQPIDHPTTASYIASGDVRPVLHLHNERPVNAPDTPTAQEKGIDLRLYVGRSIVAPPGLPDDRKKILEDLFMKAMTDPEYKEFLAKSKSPIVPGDSKVAQADLDNYVKTYSRYTQAMRDALPK
- a CDS encoding amino acid synthesis family protein, coding for MEIRKIVTVVEETRRELGRPVEPATRQAAAIAVIANPYAGVHDDKLEELQQAGAELGGLLAQRAIAALGIDGAAVHSYGKAAIVGENGEREHAAAVMHPRLGRPVREIVGPARSVMPSTTKIGGPGTAIDCPLHHKDDVWKFSHFDSMQVSVPDAPRADEIVVVLAVSDSGRPFHRVGEDLAAADVMAKKE
- a CDS encoding amidohydrolase family protein; translation: MSRVVIDVHAHFTPPEWIQGMRRAGAGHGCHIEEDASGRLSLRVGDGRPAALQPFLSDLPARVSTMRTRGLDRQVLSPPMTIVTYQLESVHGQAVARLFNETNAEAARGEPGLIPVATIPMQSSRAAVEELRYAVDALGIRMVEIGTHINGTNLDDEAFRPFFECAADLGVLVQLHPHRVAAAERLSRHYMNNLVGNPVDTAIAAASLILGGVMERFPSLNICLVHGGGALPYLLGRVIHGHGAVDAARAVPGNPETYFRRFYFDTILHDPRMLAFLCQLAGEERLLLGTDYPYDMGETDPLGLLERAGLGESDAVCGGNAARLLGLDAPPRHPDPGSGPG
- a CDS encoding cytochrome c, which produces MRAGQRTLAYLLAGLVPMLLAWAPGTGAADDPVARGAYLARAGLCIACHTDFKNKGGELAGGYAIEVPFGTIYSTNITPDPETGIGGWSDEEFLRAMRQGIGRDGEHLFPAFPYTSFTHMTDEDILALKAYLSTVKPVRKENRAPELTTPFGWRFLLAGWKWRYFEEGPWTSDPSKPVQWNRGAYLVNAVVHCGECHTPRDWAGGLDRELFMAGSADGPEGETAPNITAHNETGAGDWSVEDMVELLKSSYKPDGDNVQGLMERVIIHGYEHMTDEDLTAVAVYLRSLPPIENRIE
- a CDS encoding Xaa-Pro peptidase family protein; protein product: MACDPNYLSFSDAEYERRHAAVKARMDRMGLDAVVFYGSRAAPDIHYLCNWLTTSEAYFIYPGAGEPTLFVQLSNHLPNARRMALIDDVRFGGSSPTGSVDSVPRVLENLKDRGLEKGSVGLCGSVPYRHYLRLVEALPGVKWSDFSAEMRDQRQVKSDEEIERLRQASAMSDDSVAALAEHARPGIPEHELARIVEDVYLGKGGINGIHFMITTSMHDPKGGVPQQHLSNRILRKGDVLVTEISTNYAGYTGQVLRTFTIGEDPTPEYQRLHDTAMEAFDRIAGVIKAGAGTEEVLQAADVVHERGFTVYDDVVHGASQLPPILRTHKTQRGVPPDFRFQTNMCLVIQPNVVTDDGLRGVQFGEMMRVTDTGLENMHDCPRQLFVCRNG
- a CDS encoding MFS transporter; translation: MITTPDMSKPRPRKPLNVRFFYGWVVVATTFTASLLAAGIRAAPQTFVRPLEADFGWSRGAINAAVSINLVLYGAIGPFAGRFQDRRGPRLVMLAALTLLAVGAGATAFINELWQFLVVWGLIVGTGAGGISSVLAASVAHRWFVRHRGVVLGLLNSAGSTGQLIFIPVVLSLIVAWGWRVAAMALSGVAVVAFLLVWWLMRNDPAEMGEEALGESEANAAAAAKPGGAALVTSTTVRDALRTRTFWLLAGAYAICGGTSNGLIGANMIPHALDIGISHQVASITVGIMAGLNFVGTMGAGWLCDRMDPRKVLAWIYALRAVSLFILPSVTGPAGMFLFAVIYGLDWFATVPPVVAIAGNTFGKNSVGSIYGLIFLAHQLGGAAMAQGSGIAYDVFGDYVPSFLTGAVLAVLAAIMSMAITKEGSQPRLLPPPRPGLATT